From the genome of Geminicoccaceae bacterium:
ACGCGCACGAACGCCTCCGAAAGGCGAGGATCGCAGCAGGCTACAAGTCGGGAGCAGCGTTCGCCCGCGAGGTGGGTATTGAACCGGGCACCTACGGCCATCACGAGAGCGGCAAGCGAGGCTTCGCGCGCTTTGCGGCGCGCTACTCGCGTCTACTCAATGTTTCAGCCACTTGGCTTCTTGGTGAAGAGGCTGCGCCTCAGCCCGATGTTGCGGAGATGGCGATGGAGCTTGCGAGCAAGCTCACGCCCGAACAGCGGGCGCTTTGGTTTTCGCTTGGCCGTGCGCTTGCTGAACAGCAGTTAGAACCGGAAGCGACAAACGGCGAATAGAAAACTACAAAACGTAGTTTGTACTTGCATATTTTGCCTACATTACGTAGCGTGTCATCAGCACTAAAGGACACGCCCATGAACCCGCTCGCCCTTTCCGGCCCGGACGATACCGATGACACCGCACTGACGGAGAATGCCGCCTGGTCGGATGTGTATGTGGTCGACGGCTCGATCATCACCGCGGCCGAATATCTCGACCTGATCGCCCGCGACGAATATGTCGGGCCGGACAATGACGACTGGCTGGATGGCTTTGCCGGGCCGGACGAAGAGGGATGCTAGCCCGCAGGCTCGGCCTTGCCTTCGAGCGCGG
Proteins encoded in this window:
- a CDS encoding helix-turn-helix transcriptional regulator, producing the protein MNHAHERLRKARIAAGYKSGAAFAREVGIEPGTYGHHESGKRGFARFAARYSRLLNVSATWLLGEEAAPQPDVAEMAMELASKLTPEQRALWFSLGRALAEQQLEPEATNGE